The following proteins come from a genomic window of Pseudochaenichthys georgianus chromosome 19, fPseGeo1.2, whole genome shotgun sequence:
- the ghdc gene encoding GH3 domain-containing protein isoform X2 produces MPPPLPTALGVCSLAGMALHWRDVSSKMKGGKRSWSSLLSQYLAVKGVGWLGRRQRKTLEADTLNVKRVQEETLLQRLRKNENTSYGKQYDFSSIKDIDVFRSRHPITTYEHYRELIRRIAAGEEKLIIADKPLILAMTSGTSGASTMLLSTKDTNSEFFLQGVAVCLDAMARAFPATDSLQRTTKFFYSPTFRQSEAGIPIGPNSSTPASSRHMLNIYTTPAPAFEVPSEKDTLYLHLLFALKDPSVGTLESNFASTVFYAFSALQDRWQELVEDIERGKVSSALALEPAVRSSLEALMKPDPERAAQLRALFQDGFRGIAKRLWPHLHLVLAVDSGSNQIYGEMLRENYCQGVPFYSPFYAATEGLIGVNLWPQEPNRRYLLCPRSMFCEFLPESGLEEEAPHTLLMEEVTEGQNYELIITNASGLFRYRVGDIVKVVGFHNQCPIVEFQYRRGQMLSVRGEKVSEALFLDALKKAVTLWPGAQLVDYCCAESGIMGDSIGGSDPHYQVFVELKGVRNLSEEQRYRLDTSLQQDSAVYRSFRSKGSIGSMRVQLVAQGAFKELREHMMAYSNTSPNTFKMHRVLRRKEYADFLVGKTVS; encoded by the exons ATGCCGCCTCCGCTGCCCACCGCCCTCGGTGTGTGCTCTCTGGCCGGCATGGCGCTCCATTGGAGGGACGTCAGCTCCAAGATGAAGGGTGGGAAACGGTCATGGAGCAGTCTGCTGAGTCAGTATCTGGCGGTGAAGGGAGTGGGCTGGCTGGGCAGAAGGCAGAGAAAGACACTGGAAGCGGACACTCTGAATGTGAAGCGAGTGCAGGAGGAGACCCTGCTGCAGCGCCTGCGCAAAAACGAAAACACAAGTTATGGAAAACAGTACGACTTTAGCTCTATTAAAG ATATTGATGTCTTCCGGTCACGCCACCCCATCACCACATACGAGCACTACCGTGAGCTGATCAGACGCATCGCAGCGGGAGAGGAGAAGCTGATCATTGCTGACAAGCCGCTGATCCTGGCCATGACCTCCGGGACGTCAGGAGCCAGCACCATGCTGCTCAGCACCAAGGACACCAACTCTGAGTTCTTCCTGCAG GGAGTTGCTGTGTGTTTGGATGCCATGGCAAGAGCATTTCCTGCGACCGACAGCCTCCAACGCACCACCAAGTTCTTCTACTCCCCTACCTTTCGGCAGTCTGAAGCTGGTATTCCCATCGGACCAAACTCCTCCACACCAGCCTCTTCCCGCCACATGCTCAACATCTACACCACCCCAGCACCTGCATTTGAG GTTCCCAGTGAGAAGGACACCCTCTACCTGCATCTCCTGTTTGCTCTGAAAGACCCCAGTGTGGGAACACTCGAGTCCAACTTTGCTTCCACAGTCTTCTACGCCTTCAGCGCTTTACAG GACCGCTGGCAGGAGCTTGTGGAGGACATCGAGAGAGGGAAGGTCAGCAGTGCTCTGGCTCTGGAGCCCGCAGTGAGGTCCAGCCTGGAGGCTCTGATGAAGCCGGACCCAGAGAGGGCCGCCCAGCTCCGGGCTCTCTTCCAGGACGGCTTTCGTGGCATCGCCAAGCGGTTGTGGCCTCACCTCCACCTGGTGCTAGCAGTCGACTCAGGCTCCAATCAGATTTATGGGGAAATGTTGAGGGAGAACTACTGCCAGGGAGTTCCTTTCTATTCGCCTTTCTACGCTGCTACTGAAG GACTAATAGGGGTGAACCTGTGGCCCCAGGAGCCAAACAGACGCTATCTGCTTTGTCCTCGCTCGATGTTCTGCGAGTTCCTGCCAGAGAGCGGCCTGGAGGAGGAGGCGCCTCACACCCTGCTGATGGAGGAGGTGACGGAGGGACAAAACTACGAGCTCATCATCACCAACGCTTCAGGGCTCTTCAG ATATCGTGTTGGAGACATTGTGAAAGTAGTTGGATTCCACAACCAGTGTCCCATTGTTGAGTTTCAATACAG ACGGGGTCAGATGTTGAGCGTTCGAGGGGAGAAAGTGTCTGAGGCGTTGTTCCTTGATGCTCTGAAGAAAGCTGTTACTCTGTGGCCTGGAGCTCAGCTGGTCGACTACTGCTGCGCTGAGAGCGGCATCATGG GAGATTCAATAGGAGGCTCAGATCCTCATTACCAGGTCTTTGTAGAGCTGAAAGGTGTGAGAAACCTCTCAGAGGAGCAAAGATACAGG TTGGACACCAGTCTCCAGCAGGACTCTGCTGTCTACAGGTCTTTCCGTAGCAAAGGCAGCATCGGATCAATGAGGGTGCAGCTGGTGGCGCAGGGTGCATTCAAGGAACTCCGTGAGCACATGATGGCCTACTCCAACACCTCACCAAACACCTTCAAAATGCACCGAGTGCTGCGCAGGAAGGAATACGCAGACTTCCTCGTGGGAAAAACTGTTTCCTGA
- the ghdc gene encoding GH3 domain-containing protein isoform X1, whose translation MYIPWVLLAILCLVCAIIGHNQAMPPPLPTALGVCSLAGMALHWRDVSSKMKGGKRSWSSLLSQYLAVKGVGWLGRRQRKTLEADTLNVKRVQEETLLQRLRKNENTSYGKQYDFSSIKDIDVFRSRHPITTYEHYRELIRRIAAGEEKLIIADKPLILAMTSGTSGASTMLLSTKDTNSEFFLQGVAVCLDAMARAFPATDSLQRTTKFFYSPTFRQSEAGIPIGPNSSTPASSRHMLNIYTTPAPAFEVPSEKDTLYLHLLFALKDPSVGTLESNFASTVFYAFSALQDRWQELVEDIERGKVSSALALEPAVRSSLEALMKPDPERAAQLRALFQDGFRGIAKRLWPHLHLVLAVDSGSNQIYGEMLRENYCQGVPFYSPFYAATEGLIGVNLWPQEPNRRYLLCPRSMFCEFLPESGLEEEAPHTLLMEEVTEGQNYELIITNASGLFRYRVGDIVKVVGFHNQCPIVEFQYRRGQMLSVRGEKVSEALFLDALKKAVTLWPGAQLVDYCCAESGIMGDSIGGSDPHYQVFVELKGVRNLSEEQRYRLDTSLQQDSAVYRSFRSKGSIGSMRVQLVAQGAFKELREHMMAYSNTSPNTFKMHRVLRRKEYADFLVGKTVS comes from the exons ATGTATATCCCTTGGGTTCTCCTTGCTATTTTATGTCTTGTTTGCGCTATCATTGGACACAACCAGG CCATGCCGCCTCCGCTGCCCACCGCCCTCGGTGTGTGCTCTCTGGCCGGCATGGCGCTCCATTGGAGGGACGTCAGCTCCAAGATGAAGGGTGGGAAACGGTCATGGAGCAGTCTGCTGAGTCAGTATCTGGCGGTGAAGGGAGTGGGCTGGCTGGGCAGAAGGCAGAGAAAGACACTGGAAGCGGACACTCTGAATGTGAAGCGAGTGCAGGAGGAGACCCTGCTGCAGCGCCTGCGCAAAAACGAAAACACAAGTTATGGAAAACAGTACGACTTTAGCTCTATTAAAG ATATTGATGTCTTCCGGTCACGCCACCCCATCACCACATACGAGCACTACCGTGAGCTGATCAGACGCATCGCAGCGGGAGAGGAGAAGCTGATCATTGCTGACAAGCCGCTGATCCTGGCCATGACCTCCGGGACGTCAGGAGCCAGCACCATGCTGCTCAGCACCAAGGACACCAACTCTGAGTTCTTCCTGCAG GGAGTTGCTGTGTGTTTGGATGCCATGGCAAGAGCATTTCCTGCGACCGACAGCCTCCAACGCACCACCAAGTTCTTCTACTCCCCTACCTTTCGGCAGTCTGAAGCTGGTATTCCCATCGGACCAAACTCCTCCACACCAGCCTCTTCCCGCCACATGCTCAACATCTACACCACCCCAGCACCTGCATTTGAG GTTCCCAGTGAGAAGGACACCCTCTACCTGCATCTCCTGTTTGCTCTGAAAGACCCCAGTGTGGGAACACTCGAGTCCAACTTTGCTTCCACAGTCTTCTACGCCTTCAGCGCTTTACAG GACCGCTGGCAGGAGCTTGTGGAGGACATCGAGAGAGGGAAGGTCAGCAGTGCTCTGGCTCTGGAGCCCGCAGTGAGGTCCAGCCTGGAGGCTCTGATGAAGCCGGACCCAGAGAGGGCCGCCCAGCTCCGGGCTCTCTTCCAGGACGGCTTTCGTGGCATCGCCAAGCGGTTGTGGCCTCACCTCCACCTGGTGCTAGCAGTCGACTCAGGCTCCAATCAGATTTATGGGGAAATGTTGAGGGAGAACTACTGCCAGGGAGTTCCTTTCTATTCGCCTTTCTACGCTGCTACTGAAG GACTAATAGGGGTGAACCTGTGGCCCCAGGAGCCAAACAGACGCTATCTGCTTTGTCCTCGCTCGATGTTCTGCGAGTTCCTGCCAGAGAGCGGCCTGGAGGAGGAGGCGCCTCACACCCTGCTGATGGAGGAGGTGACGGAGGGACAAAACTACGAGCTCATCATCACCAACGCTTCAGGGCTCTTCAG ATATCGTGTTGGAGACATTGTGAAAGTAGTTGGATTCCACAACCAGTGTCCCATTGTTGAGTTTCAATACAG ACGGGGTCAGATGTTGAGCGTTCGAGGGGAGAAAGTGTCTGAGGCGTTGTTCCTTGATGCTCTGAAGAAAGCTGTTACTCTGTGGCCTGGAGCTCAGCTGGTCGACTACTGCTGCGCTGAGAGCGGCATCATGG GAGATTCAATAGGAGGCTCAGATCCTCATTACCAGGTCTTTGTAGAGCTGAAAGGTGTGAGAAACCTCTCAGAGGAGCAAAGATACAGG TTGGACACCAGTCTCCAGCAGGACTCTGCTGTCTACAGGTCTTTCCGTAGCAAAGGCAGCATCGGATCAATGAGGGTGCAGCTGGTGGCGCAGGGTGCATTCAAGGAACTCCGTGAGCACATGATGGCCTACTCCAACACCTCACCAAACACCTTCAAAATGCACCGAGTGCTGCGCAGGAAGGAATACGCAGACTTCCTCGTGGGAAAAACTGTTTCCTGA
- the LOC117465120 gene encoding FERM domain-containing protein 6 — MRTSQKRQVSILLPNKQHLDCNVRVRARGQEVLNRVLKQLGVSELQVLGLAVLKDNEYLFVDLEQKLSKYFGKTWKRGSLMVPFILFLRVHYYVESGLLIMSSKVQQLYYAELRQKVLLSKSRHQEAVFFQLAASALQAEVGDVEERDVEEREEEEDEEENRKHRLYFLPEDYFPSWLIKRRGRDFLLQHCPGLHAELRGVTRGQAILQFIKEARNLQDGAVTFYRMRQEKKELRSVILLGVASKGVHIYQEVEGKLCLLYDLTWTHVDRLTFQGSRFEISAVGSLCLPQLVFYTASACHSKHILTHLRDSHRLHINTRAAVCCIQQLEDMQASHLYKEAYICDTTGLAQRLQTNSLSSFMSDCSVAIQTTTAWSKEEECEEEQVREFELCVDEPEEIFVDEVLWTAELSVDEPLIFPSSYWTAVAMEMKQVLRRRTDEGVSVD, encoded by the exons ATGAGGACGTCTCAGAAACGCCAAGTGTCCATCCTTCTTCCTAACAAGCAGCACCTGGACTGTAATGTCAGG GTGAGAGCCAGAGGCCAGGAGGTGTTGAACAGAGTGTTGAAGCAGCTGGGCGTCAGTGAGCTCCAGGTCCTTGGTCTGGCTGTTCTCAAAG ATAATGAATACCTCTTTGTTGATTTGGAGCAAAAGCTTAGCAAATACTTTGGCAAAACATGGAAGAGAGGATCCTTAATG GTCCCATTCATCTTGTTTCTGAGGGTGCATTATTATGTAGAGAGTGGGCTGCTGATAAT GAGCAGCAAGGTGCAGCAGCTGTACTATGCTGAGCTGAGGCAGAAGGTGCTGCTTTCAAAGAGCCGCCACCAGGAGGCTGTGTTCTTCCAGCTGGCAGCGTCTGCACTGCAGGCTGAGGTCGGAGATGTGGAGGAgagagatgtggaggagagagaagaggaggaggatgaagaggagaacagaaaacacagacttTACTTTCTTCCTGAGGATTACTTTCCCTCATGG CTGATAAAGCGTCGTGGGCGGGACTTCCTGCTCCAGCACTGCCCGGGGTTACATGCTGAGCTGAGAGGTGTGACACGAGGCCAAGCCATCCTGCAGTTTATAAAAGAGGCCAGGAACCTGCAGGATGGAGCAGTCACCTTCTACAGGATGAGACAG GAGAAAAAGGAGCTGAGAAGTGTAATCCTTCTTGGTGTTGCATCGAAAGGAGTGCATATTTATCAG GAGGTGGAAGGGAAGCTGTGCCTATTGTATGATTTGACCTGGACCCACGTTGACCGCCTTACTTTCCAG GGCAGCAGGTTTGAGATCTCTGCAGTGGGCTCTCTGTGCCTCCCTCAGCTGGTGTTTTACACGGCTTCAGCCTGCCACTCCAAACACATCCTGACACACCTCAGAGACAGCCACCGGCTCCACATCAACACCAGAGCTGCAGTGTGCTGCATCCAACAGCTGGAGGACATGCAGG cAAGTCACTTGTACAAAGAGGCCTACATCTGTGACACAACAGGTTTAGCACAAAGACTCCAGACCAACAGCCTCTCATCATTCATGTCCGACTGCAGTGTGGCAATCCAAACAACCACAGCCTGGTCCAAAGAGGAGGAGTGTGAGGAAGAACAAGTCAGAG AGTTTGAGCTGTGTGTGGACGAACCAGAGGAGATATTTGTCGATGAGGTGTTGTGGACGGCTGAGCTGTCAGTCGATGAACCTCTGATTTTCCCCTCTTCTTATTGGACAG CTGTCGCCATGGAAATGAAACAG GTTCTGAGGAGGAGAACCGATGAAGGGGTTTCTGTGGACTAA